A genome region from Thermoanaerobacterium xylanolyticum LX-11 includes the following:
- a CDS encoding GNAT family N-acetyltransferase: MALVLSFIKELAEYENMLHEVVATEKLLKESLFDRKAAEVIIGEYEDKPVGFALFFYNFSTFLRRPGIYLEDLYIKPEMRGKGLGKIMLSF, from the coding sequence GTGGCATTAGTCTTAAGCTTTATCAAAGAGTTGGCTGAATATGAAAATATGTTGCATGAGGTTGTGGCGACGGAGAAATTATTGAAAGAATCATTGTTTGACCGTAAAGCCGCAGAAGTTATTATCGGTGAGTATGAGGATAAACCTGTAGGATTTGCATTATTCTTTTATAATTTTTCCACTTTTTTAAGGCGGCCGGGGATATACTTAGAAGATCTGTATATAAAGCCTGAGATGAGAGGTAAAGGACTTGGTAAAATAATGCTATCATTTTAG
- a CDS encoding helix-turn-helix transcriptional regulator, whose protein sequence is MKNRLEEIRKQRGIRQEELADALKVSRQTISSLENGRYNPSIILAFKIARYFDMRIEDIFIYEEEE, encoded by the coding sequence TTGAAAAACAGGCTGGAAGAAATACGAAAGCAGCGTGGTATTAGGCAGGAAGAACTTGCTGATGCGTTAAAAGTATCAAGACAAACGATAAGTTCTCTTGAGAATGGGCGATATAATCCATCAATCATATTGGCATTTAAGATAGCTCGATATTTTGATATGCGGATTGAAGATATTTTTATTTATGAGGAGGAAGAATAA
- a CDS encoding transposase yields MAKGFAEIIFPAINEKRFSVLYSDNPASRPNSPVNAIIGALILKEMFNLTDDELLASILCDVRFQYALHTTSFKSQPFSDRTFSRFRERLYLYNLETGRDLLHEEMEAMANVFVKYFDINPSVKRMDSIMVSSSCKKMSRLEILYTCVANMVKAVYKTGEYDHLKNMEHYLDEDDRNKTIYHRKNEEITKRLQEIIEDAYTLTKELGEAYAELPEYQLLQRVLKEQTEITEEGKIVPVEKEKISPDSLQNPSDPDATYRKKAGKDHKGYVANIVETIDEKGSIITGYDYDVNTHSDSIFCKETIEKLGKQEKEITIIADGAYSSIENIELADKNNIELITTALIGKLPEEIQSEFELNEVTHEVVKCPRGEKPYKTRYYEKSGLYRASFNKKTCEHCPLREKCGAKLQKKSAYVLITAKTIQRASYLKKMSTEKYSVLQKIRNGVEGIPSILRRKYHVDVIPVRGLVRSKIWFSFKIGAINAKKALKMAAEMAAVFYKNIKVRFILTKSGKNRAKLSLVA; encoded by the coding sequence ATGGCAAAAGGCTTTGCTGAAATCATATTTCCAGCAATCAATGAAAAACGCTTTTCCGTATTGTACAGTGACAATCCCGCTTCCCGTCCAAACAGTCCTGTAAACGCAATAATTGGAGCCCTAATACTAAAAGAAATGTTTAATCTTACAGATGATGAACTATTAGCAAGCATCCTATGTGATGTCCGTTTTCAATACGCCCTTCACACTACAAGCTTCAAAAGTCAACCTTTCAGTGATAGGACTTTTAGCCGTTTCCGTGAAAGGCTATATCTTTACAATCTGGAAACAGGAAGAGATCTTCTTCATGAAGAAATGGAAGCCATGGCAAACGTATTTGTAAAATACTTTGATATAAATCCATCAGTAAAAAGAATGGACAGCATTATGGTATCATCCAGTTGCAAAAAAATGTCCAGATTAGAGATACTATACACATGCGTAGCAAACATGGTCAAGGCAGTATACAAAACAGGAGAATATGATCATCTCAAAAACATGGAACATTACCTAGACGAAGACGATAGAAACAAAACAATCTATCATAGAAAAAACGAAGAAATAACAAAAAGACTTCAAGAAATAATTGAAGATGCCTATACACTAACAAAAGAATTAGGAGAAGCATACGCTGAATTACCAGAATATCAGCTATTACAGCGTGTACTAAAAGAACAAACAGAAATAACAGAAGAAGGCAAAATAGTGCCAGTAGAAAAAGAAAAAATAAGCCCAGATAGTCTCCAAAACCCAAGCGATCCAGATGCAACATATCGCAAAAAAGCAGGAAAAGACCATAAAGGCTATGTAGCTAACATAGTAGAAACAATAGACGAAAAAGGCTCCATAATAACCGGCTATGACTATGATGTAAACACACACAGCGATAGCATCTTTTGCAAAGAAACGATAGAAAAGCTTGGGAAACAAGAAAAAGAAATAACAATAATAGCAGATGGAGCTTACAGCAGCATTGAAAACATAGAACTAGCAGATAAAAATAATATCGAACTAATAACAACAGCCCTTATAGGGAAATTACCAGAAGAAATACAAAGTGAATTTGAATTAAATGAAGTAACGCATGAAGTAGTCAAATGTCCAAGAGGAGAAAAACCATATAAAACAAGATACTATGAAAAAAGTGGATTATATAGAGCATCCTTCAATAAAAAAACATGTGAACATTGTCCACTAAGAGAAAAATGTGGAGCGAAGCTACAAAAGAAATCAGCGTATGTATTGATAACAGCAAAAACAATACAAAGAGCAAGCTACTTAAAAAAGATGTCAACAGAAAAATATAGTGTACTTCAAAAGATAAGAAATGGAGTAGAGGGTATACCATCAATACTAAGGCGTAAATATCATGTAGATGTGATACCTGTAAGGGGATTAGTGCGCTCAAAAATCTGGTTTTCATTCAAAATAGGAGCCATAAATGCAAAAAAAGCACTAAAAATGGCAGCAGAGATGGCTGCGGTTTTTTACAAAAATATCAAAGTCAGATTTATTCTTACAAAATCAGGTAAAAATCGAGCAAAGTTATCATTAGTAGCTTAA
- a CDS encoding pyridoxamine 5'-phosphate oxidase family protein produces MFKEMRRKDRSIDDEQAIELLRKGQYGVLSTVGENGYAYGVPLNYIYHEGNIYFHCAAEGSKLDNIVYNNKVSFCVVGNTEPIPDKFSYRYESVIVFGRAVEVYDKEKEDALVALIQKYSGEFMEKGMEYIRKSDIKAKVIKINIDHLTGKAGK; encoded by the coding sequence ATGTTTAAAGAAATGAGAAGAAAAGATAGATCTATTGATGACGAACAGGCTATTGAACTGTTAAGAAAAGGACAATATGGAGTGTTATCTACAGTAGGTGAAAATGGATATGCCTATGGAGTTCCTCTAAACTACATATACCATGAAGGAAACATTTATTTTCATTGTGCTGCTGAAGGAAGCAAGCTGGACAATATTGTTTATAACAATAAAGTTTCTTTTTGTGTGGTTGGCAATACTGAACCAATACCTGATAAGTTTAGTTATAGGTATGAGAGTGTAATAGTGTTTGGACGTGCGGTGGAAGTATATGATAAGGAAAAGGAGGATGCATTGGTTGCGCTAATTCAAAAATACTCTGGCGAGTTTATGGAGAAAGGGATGGAATACATACGAAAGAGTGACATTAAGGCAAAAGTCATTAAAATTAATATCGACCATTTGACGGGAAAGGCAGGGAAGTAA
- a CDS encoding NUDIX domain-containing protein encodes MTKRAGHCRVAPNVWNVPAGKVKYDEIPTQGLYREAKEEINLDIELLEELSVRNLKSKSGDEDIYRVVFTYLVKPKNDDISSLKLNDEHSELAWITKEELNNPRYETLTLI; translated from the coding sequence TTGACAAAACGTGCAGGACATTGTAGGGTTGCTCCGAATGTTTGGAATGTTCCTGCCGGGAAAGTAAAATATGACGAAATTCCCACTCAAGGCCTGTATCGAGAGGCAAAAGAGGAAATTAATTTGGATATAGAATTGTTGGAGGAGCTATCAGTTAGGAATCTAAAAAGTAAAAGTGGAGATGAAGATATATACAGGGTTGTGTTTACATATCTTGTTAAACCTAAAAACGATGATATTTCTTCACTCAAATTGAATGATGAACATTCCGAGTTAGCTTGGATTACAAAAGAAGAACTCAATAATCCAAGATATGAAACGCTCACACTGATATAA
- a CDS encoding GNAT family N-acetyltransferase, which produces MEIKFYKICEVSNTQLNFAVIFATYKGKWIFVRHEDRNTWQVPGGHREKNEDINVTASRELFEETGALNYEIEPVCDYSVTIDGITTFGRLFYAKVDEMGPLPHSEICEVSFFKMMPDYLTYADIQPILLRKVLDFLSGKILKLLEKDKTRNINIINFIRNYPIYTFETVGDSVLVRGRSDEDWVYISSKSYDEFFKLIYVLDGDDKCFAAIEDWMLPHIAKNRKIKSRLTSMKLVYDSNVPLPTVKSHVVDLSIADAPYIFENSKYKEYISVEYIEDRIKNGIGLGIEDEKLVAWAITHDDGAIGFLNVLENYRRKGYGMDVTVAMIKRLLELGQLPFVHIEEDNVKSMNLALKAGFRKDRRVHWIKLN; this is translated from the coding sequence ATGGAGATAAAGTTTTACAAGATATGTGAAGTAAGCAATACTCAGCTTAATTTTGCTGTTATATTTGCTACTTATAAAGGAAAATGGATATTTGTAAGGCATGAGGACAGAAATACGTGGCAAGTTCCTGGCGGTCACAGAGAAAAGAATGAAGATATTAATGTAACTGCTTCGAGGGAGTTGTTTGAGGAAACAGGGGCATTAAATTACGAGATTGAGCCCGTATGTGATTACTCTGTTACCATAGATGGGATAACTACATTTGGGAGATTGTTTTATGCAAAAGTAGATGAAATGGGACCTTTGCCACATAGTGAGATATGCGAAGTAAGCTTTTTTAAAATGATGCCAGATTATCTTACTTATGCGGATATACAGCCTATTCTTTTAAGGAAGGTATTAGATTTTTTAAGTGGCAAGATATTAAAACTGCTTGAAAAAGACAAAACAAGAAATATTAATATCATCAACTTTATTAGAAATTATCCTATTTATACCTTTGAAACAGTTGGAGATTCAGTACTTGTTAGAGGAAGAAGCGATGAAGATTGGGTTTATATTAGCAGTAAATCCTATGATGAGTTCTTCAAACTTATTTACGTATTGGATGGAGATGACAAATGTTTTGCAGCCATTGAGGACTGGATGCTCCCACATATTGCGAAAAATAGGAAAATAAAGTCACGACTGACCAGTATGAAACTAGTCTATGATTCTAATGTACCACTGCCGACCGTAAAATCACATGTTGTTGACTTATCAATTGCAGATGCTCCATATATATTCGAGAATTCCAAGTATAAAGAGTATATATCAGTTGAATATATTGAAGATAGGATAAAAAATGGCATTGGTCTTGGCATCGAAGATGAAAAATTAGTGGCATGGGCGATAACACATGATGATGGAGCTATAGGTTTTTTGAATGTATTGGAAAATTACAGAAGGAAAGGATATGGCATGGATGTAACTGTTGCAATGATAAAGAGGCTTCTGGAACTTGGCCAACTGCCATTTGTACATATTGAAGAAGATAATGTAAAGTCTATGAACCTGGCATTAAAAGCAGGATTTAGAAAGGATAGGAGGGTACATTGGATAAAATTAAATTAG
- a CDS encoding GNAT family N-acetyltransferase, whose product MNMHIKPISIDDRQRINDFIKSRWSSTEMVVRGEIVDMTKLEGFIAYENDEIIGLVTYRIKDSECEIMSLDSLKENQGIGTTLLNKIIEEAINKKCTKIKLITTNDNINAIRFYQKRGFDMIKIHHNAVDVARKLKPSIPILGDFGISIKHEIEFEMDLSKKS is encoded by the coding sequence ATGAATATGCACATTAAACCAATATCGATTGATGATCGCCAACGCATAAATGATTTTATAAAATCTCGCTGGTCTTCAACTGAAATGGTCGTTCGCGGTGAAATAGTCGATATGACAAAATTAGAAGGCTTTATTGCGTATGAAAATGATGAAATTATTGGGTTAGTGACATATAGGATTAAGGATAGTGAATGTGAAATCATGTCTTTAGACAGTTTGAAGGAAAATCAGGGCATTGGGACTACTCTTTTAAATAAGATCATTGAAGAGGCAATCAATAAAAAATGTACAAAAATAAAATTGATTACTACAAATGACAATATCAACGCAATTCGTTTTTATCAAAAACGCGGATTTGATATGATTAAAATACATCACAATGCTGTTGATGTTGCGAGAAAATTAAAGCCGTCGATACCAATATTAGGTGATTTTGGCATATCAATCAAACATGAGATTGAGTTTGAAATGGATTTAAGTAAAAAATCATAA
- a CDS encoding GNAT family N-acetyltransferase, with protein MEKVYETERLVLRVLDKAYAELVLDYYLRNRTFLQEWEPLRDEMFYTKEYQQENLTKELTGIENKDLLRLWIFKKNVDSKIIGIICFNNIVKGAFLSCHLGYKLDKDEIKNGYTTEAVKRGINIIFDDFKLHRIEANIMPKNKPSLKVVEKLGFYDEGIAYKYLKINGKWEDHIHMVLLNDKV; from the coding sequence ATGGAAAAGGTCTATGAAACGGAAAGATTGGTGTTAAGAGTACTGGATAAGGCTTATGCGGAATTAGTATTAGATTACTATTTGAGAAATAGGACTTTTTTACAAGAGTGGGAACCTTTAAGAGATGAGATGTTTTACACAAAGGAGTATCAGCAGGAAAATCTGACGAAGGAATTGACAGGCATCGAAAATAAAGATTTGCTTAGACTGTGGATATTTAAAAAGAATGTTGACAGCAAAATAATCGGCATAATATGTTTTAACAACATCGTAAAAGGCGCATTCTTATCATGTCATTTGGGGTACAAATTAGACAAAGATGAAATCAAAAATGGGTATACTACTGAAGCGGTTAAAAGAGGAATTAATATAATTTTTGACGATTTTAAGTTGCACAGAATTGAAGCGAATATCATGCCAAAGAATAAACCATCATTAAAAGTAGTTGAAAAATTGGGATTTTACGATGAAGGAATAGCATATAAGTATCTGAAAATTAATGGTAAATGGGAAGACCATATACACATGGTTTTATTAAACGACAAAGTATGA
- a CDS encoding GNAT family N-acetyltransferase, giving the protein MKDLADRKGDRFKIRFAVENDVTLILNFIRELAEYEKLLSEVVATEELLRESLFERKVAEVIIGEYDGEPVGFALFFHNFSTFLGRPGIYLEDLYIKPEMRGKGFGKIMLAFLAKLALERNCGRLEWSCLDWNEPSIKFYRQIGAVPMDEWTVYRVHDKALVDLAKRFYDFFT; this is encoded by the coding sequence ATGAAAGATTTGGCAGACAGAAAAGGTGATAGATTCAAAATAAGATTTGCAGTAGAAAATGATGTGACACTTATATTAAACTTTATAAGGGAGCTGGCGGAATATGAAAAACTTTTGTCAGAAGTTGTGGCGACAGAGGAATTATTAAGAGAATCTCTATTTGAACGTAAAGTGGCAGAAGTTATCATAGGGGAATACGATGGAGAACCTGTAGGATTTGCATTGTTTTTTCACAATTTTTCTACATTTTTAGGGCGACCTGGTATTTATCTTGAGGACTTGTATATAAAGCCTGAGATGAGAGGCAAAGGATTTGGAAAAATAATGTTGGCGTTTTTGGCTAAATTAGCCTTGGAAAGAAACTGTGGCAGGCTTGAATGGAGCTGTCTTGACTGGAATGAGCCGTCTATTAAATTTTATAGGCAAATAGGTGCTGTGCCTATGGACGAGTGGACTGTATACAGAGTACATGATAAAGCATTGGTAGATCTTGCAAAAAGATTTTATGACTTCTTTACGTAA
- a CDS encoding serine hydrolase: MLFLYLLMLAVVFVPVISYGDSGLPQFQFGSRLLYTGTYGTDVSELQSILNSIGFSTGAIDGVFGNNTLNGVLAFQKAENLVADGIVGPNTYNAIQNASWENPVVYYVQPNDNIYFIAKKYGTSIQDILDENGLSDNASLYVGEKLLIPHPPVTVPQQLDNASNYQELKDNIETLLSQHTGNYGVYFIDLNSGETFDINGYDSFIAASTYKVPLNFYVYTLITEGKLDPNMEVQYTSQDYEGGSGSIQYDPVGTYYTIRELSKKSIEESDNIASNMLMRVVGYDNYLNFIESLGAYVIPYSDNVTSPRDLSIYMEDILNYANAHSSTAGELLSYLENTIYNDRISYPLPSNITVAHKIGNLSNVVNDTAIVFYTQKPYILTIMGNNVDGSDNSDAYTVIREISKMVYDFQGSH, encoded by the coding sequence ATGTTATTTTTATATCTATTAATGTTAGCTGTAGTTTTCGTGCCTGTCATATCATACGGTGATAGCGGACTTCCACAATTTCAGTTTGGTTCAAGGCTTTTATACACAGGGACTTACGGTACTGATGTATCGGAGCTACAAAGCATATTAAATAGCATTGGATTTAGCACGGGTGCTATTGATGGTGTTTTTGGCAACAACACATTAAATGGAGTGTTGGCTTTTCAAAAAGCAGAAAACTTGGTTGCAGACGGGATTGTAGGACCTAATACTTACAATGCTATTCAAAATGCTTCGTGGGAAAATCCAGTCGTCTATTATGTACAACCAAATGACAATATCTATTTTATAGCGAAGAAATATGGAACATCCATTCAAGATATTCTGGATGAAAACGGATTGAGTGACAACGCATCTTTATATGTTGGCGAAAAGCTGCTTATACCACATCCGCCGGTAACAGTACCGCAACAGCTTGACAATGCTTCTAATTATCAGGAACTTAAAGACAATATTGAGACACTGCTTAGCCAGCATACAGGAAATTACGGGGTATATTTCATAGATTTAAACTCTGGCGAGACATTTGATATAAATGGTTATGATTCTTTTATTGCTGCCAGTACCTATAAAGTTCCTCTAAATTTTTACGTGTATACGCTTATAACTGAAGGGAAATTAGATCCAAATATGGAAGTCCAGTATACGTCGCAGGATTATGAAGGCGGCTCTGGCTCTATACAATACGATCCTGTTGGAACTTATTATACAATTAGGGAGCTTTCAAAAAAATCTATAGAAGAAAGCGACAATATAGCATCAAATATGTTGATGAGAGTCGTAGGATATGACAATTATTTGAATTTTATAGAAAGTTTAGGTGCTTATGTCATACCATATTCAGATAATGTCACATCCCCAAGGGATTTAAGCATCTACATGGAGGATATATTAAATTATGCAAATGCGCACAGCAGTACGGCAGGAGAGCTTCTAAGTTATCTTGAAAATACTATTTATAACGATAGGATCTCATATCCTTTGCCAAGCAATATAACCGTTGCTCATAAAATTGGAAATCTATCAAATGTAGTAAATGATACAGCTATTGTTTTTTATACGCAAAAACCGTATATTTTGACCATCATGGGCAACAATGTAGATGGATCTGATAATTCGGATGCGTATACTGTAATAAGGGAAATATCAAAGATGGTATACGACTTCCAGGGCAGTCATTAA
- a CDS encoding Cof-type HAD-IIB family hydrolase yields MKYKMVVADADGTLLDDKKKISEATKNSVKKFRNMGGIFTLATGRGIISATPYIKELDIDVPVILFNGCVIYDHINKKILHENYLSDDLYKLIAKKWQEGKYNVDILVYSIDGIYINKISDFIKSYMETEHVKCDLIEDLSKLDKIIKVLFRGNRDTSLELVDEIRQSSNEPFTCVQSDEYFIEILPYGITKGSALIKLCDILNVDINQVVAIGDQDNDKEMIIKAGFGVAMGNADDAIKRNANYVAKSNLEDGVSDVIEKIIRDEF; encoded by the coding sequence ATGAAATACAAAATGGTTGTAGCAGACGCAGATGGGACTTTATTAGACGATAAAAAAAAGATCTCTGAAGCCACGAAAAATAGTGTAAAAAAGTTTCGCAATATGGGAGGCATTTTCACATTAGCAACAGGTAGAGGCATCATATCAGCAACACCATACATAAAAGAACTTGATATTGATGTACCTGTTATACTTTTTAACGGATGTGTAATATACGATCATATAAATAAAAAAATACTGCATGAAAATTATCTCTCTGATGATTTGTACAAGCTTATAGCGAAAAAATGGCAAGAAGGAAAATACAATGTAGACATTCTTGTATACAGTATAGACGGTATATACATAAATAAGATATCCGATTTCATCAAATCATACATGGAAACAGAACACGTAAAATGTGATTTAATCGAAGATCTCAGCAAACTTGATAAAATTATAAAGGTACTTTTCAGAGGAAATAGGGACACATCTTTAGAGCTTGTAGACGAAATAAGGCAATCATCAAACGAGCCTTTTACGTGCGTACAGTCAGATGAATATTTTATAGAAATTCTCCCTTATGGCATTACAAAAGGATCCGCACTCATAAAATTATGTGATATTCTCAACGTAGACATTAATCAGGTTGTAGCAATAGGCGATCAAGACAATGACAAAGAAATGATAATCAAAGCAGGATTTGGCGTCGCCATGGGAAACGCTGATGACGCCATAAAAAGAAACGCCAACTATGTAGCAAAATCCAATTTAGAAGATGGTGTCAGCGATGTAATAGAAAAAATCATACGCGATGAGTTTTAA
- a CDS encoding bacteriohemerythrin — MITWKEDFRLGIDEIDKQHKRLFDIANEAYDLLKNEFAIDKYDHIVEIIKELKDYTIYHFDYEEDYMKSIGFKKLLSHKVLHDDFKEKINNIDLDKIDQNQDEYIKDILNFLVDWIEKHILKDDRLYAEKQ; from the coding sequence ATGATAACTTGGAAAGAAGATTTTAGGCTTGGCATTGACGAGATAGACAAGCAGCATAAGAGACTTTTTGATATTGCAAACGAAGCGTACGATTTATTGAAGAATGAATTTGCCATTGATAAATACGATCATATCGTAGAAATAATAAAAGAGTTGAAGGACTATACGATTTACCATTTTGACTATGAAGAAGACTACATGAAAAGCATAGGCTTTAAAAAGTTGCTTTCACATAAAGTGCTGCACGATGACTTTAAAGAGAAGATTAACAACATAGATTTAGATAAGATAGATCAAAATCAAGATGAATACATAAAAGACATTTTAAACTTTTTGGTGGATTGGATTGAGAAGCACATATTGAAAGACGATAGGTTATATGCAGAAAAGCAATAA
- a CDS encoding DUF438 domain-containing protein, translating to MENRVDKLADVLRRLNNSEDPETVKGEAKELIEDLTAEELSLAEQKLVDEGMKAEELRGLCSVHMEMLEGQLNGLKESLSDDHVLQTLILEHDEILKLLDKLELLNIKIQKMSSPQEDRALLSDLKETAEGILSAEKHHKREEDVLFPELEKLGITGPTRIMRLEHDEIRLRKRSLVELANNVDYIDFADFKDRAKELSSYIVFNMRDHIFKENYILYPTAYEAIEDDKLWADMKNRCDEIGYCPFTPLK from the coding sequence ATGGAAAATAGAGTTGATAAACTAGCTGACGTACTTAGAAGGCTTAATAATAGCGAAGATCCTGAGACGGTAAAAGGCGAAGCAAAGGAATTGATAGAAGACCTTACTGCCGAAGAATTATCTTTAGCAGAACAAAAATTAGTTGATGAAGGAATGAAAGCAGAGGAACTAAGAGGGCTTTGTTCGGTCCACATGGAGATGCTGGAAGGACAGTTAAACGGCTTGAAAGAATCATTATCCGACGATCACGTACTGCAAACACTTATATTGGAACACGATGAAATACTAAAGCTACTTGACAAATTAGAGCTTTTAAACATAAAGATACAGAAAATGTCGTCACCACAGGAAGACAGAGCCTTGTTATCAGATTTAAAAGAAACTGCAGAAGGCATTTTAAGCGCCGAAAAGCACCACAAAAGAGAAGAAGACGTATTGTTCCCTGAACTGGAAAAACTGGGTATAACAGGTCCAACAAGGATAATGCGTCTTGAGCATGACGAGATACGATTGAGAAAAAGAAGTTTGGTAGAGCTTGCAAATAACGTCGACTACATCGATTTTGCAGATTTTAAAGACAGAGCGAAAGAACTATCAAGCTACATCGTATTCAACATGAGAGATCATATCTTTAAAGAAAATTACATCCTATATCCAACGGCCTATGAGGCAATTGAAGATGATAAACTATGGGCTGACATGAAAAATAGATGCGATGAAATAGGATACTGCCCATTTACACCGTTAAAGTAA
- a CDS encoding DUF1294 domain-containing protein, with translation MNIVKVFWLIIFVWNIITFATMGVDKYKATHGKWRIKERTLFLLSFLLGGIGVFCGMYIFHHKTKHISFKVLVPLAVFTNAMSIYFLYKILNINHF, from the coding sequence ATGAATATTGTGAAGGTATTTTGGTTAATTATCTTTGTGTGGAATATCATTACGTTTGCCACTATGGGTGTAGACAAGTACAAAGCCACTCATGGAAAGTGGAGGATTAAAGAAAGAACTCTTTTTCTTTTGTCATTTTTGTTGGGAGGTATTGGCGTTTTTTGTGGTATGTATATATTCCACCATAAGACAAAGCACATAAGCTTCAAGGTTTTAGTACCTTTGGCGGTATTTACAAACGCAATGTCTATATACTTTTTGTACAAGATTTTAAACATCAATCATTTTTAA